The DNA segment GTCCATGCTGATGCATCCAATTTGCATCTTACTTGGCAATATTTTTCACTCTCAACTCCtccacaaagaaaaaaaaaaaaacttggaaaAGGTAAAATGAGAGGATGCATAATCGAAACTTTCCTATCAGCCGTTCCCACTAATTATTTTATTGAAAGCATAACACCTTCCACCTACTCTTTTATTTGAAATCCGATTATATTAAAATTAAGACTTGTTACATGCTAATTGTAATAACTTGGAGACCACCTACTCTTTTATTTGATAGCTGATTATATTAAATCAAGAGTTGTTACATGCTGATTGTAATAACTTGGAGACATTGAGAACACACTACTAGGTGTTTGTTCGAGTCATGCTAAATGTAATATCTTGGAAGCATAGAGAACATTGTACTGGGTTTTTGTGTGAATCACATTATATTTGCTCTATATTTATAAAGTATAAATGAATGTTTATTTTGGATAGGAAAGTTTAATAGTTCAACAACTGAATCTTCTGATGATACTGATTTTATTGGAGCTGGAAAGTTTGAAGGTAGTATTCAGCAATTTCAGGTTATCCCATAGCGTACCCAGCATAAGCGttgtttatttcataaataattacCAACTAAAACATGTGGTCTGCATGGGGCTCCTGCAGATCTGGGGTCTGACAAGAGTTAACATCTCAGCATTGCATCTGCAAGTTGAGAGATTGTTGTTGTGGCGCTCAAGCCTTTGAAGTCAAGGTTGCAAAGTTGCAACCTTAACTTAATGCGAAGACTCATCTCAGTCGATCTCCTGAATAATTCTTGGGCCAAAATAAGATGTGTCATTTGATAAGGTTCCATGATGTGCTCTAAATCTTAGATAACCATCTGAATGATTAATCTCCAAACAAGGTTTTATACCTGCTTAATCTATTAGTATCCATATATACATGCATTAACATGGTGTACATGTCTAATGCTTGCTTAAACACTTATTACCACGTCAAGAACACATGGGCAGAGTGCATGTCACCAGACTAGTGTGGTCGAGGGTTAATGGAAGTGCATGCATCATGTCTCTTTTTTAAATGATTGTACTTCATGAAGAGCTCAAAGGACTTTGTTGTGTTTGCCCTATGTGCATGCAGGCTGAACTAGATGAAATTGAAACAATGAAGCCGTCTTCTGAAGCATGCAAGGCGTAAGTGGTTTTTTTGGTTTTGATGTCCTGAATTATCGTTCCTTTCATGTTTATCTACTGACACTCCTGTTCCACTGATGGAATGTGCAGAGTTGTCTTGAGCACGGAAGGCAAATCTGATGCCCTCCTTCCAGTGTGAGTTTCACCGCTCAATGGTCAGATTGGTGATTTTGCACCCTTTCTCTTTTCTTGTACAATTTCTTTTAACGATTTATTTGTCCCATTGGTTGTCCTCAGTACACCAGGTCCCGAAAATCCAGCCTGGCACCGGTGGTTCCAACGTGTCCCAAGCTCTCATAGTCGTAAATGGTGGACACACAAAGGTTCTGATGTTTCTTAAAAATGGTTTCTGATGACTTTTTGATGAGCATAATATACAGATGCTACCAACTAAAGGTGGTTTTGAAGTGTCATCGGTCTTATGTTGTTTGATCAGTTCACCCTCTAAAAGCAGTAGCTACAATTGCATGGTTGGAATATTATCTGCTCATTGTGCATGTTGTTGTGCACATAGTGTTATCGTTGATGACAAAACATATTGGCATGGCACTGATATTAATTCGAAGACATTTTGGTTTCTTAGTGCAAGCTTTTGTTTATggttttcttttaatttattttgttgGTTTCTTCTTGATATCATACTCAGCAGACAGGTCAAAATTCTTGCCCCGCCGAGCCATCTGAAACAATCAGACTTGTAGGGAAGAATAAGCTATCGATTGTTTGCACCTCCATCCTCGTCACCTGGAATGTCTGCAGTTTGTATCATAGTCTAATGCAAAAATTCATCAGCTGGTCAGTTAATTTGCTAAGTAGAGCTAATTTcttcagtattttttttttaatctttttgcaaATAATAAGTGGTGGAATGAAATTAGATCCTGGATTTTGTCATCAAGCAGTCAATTTTATTTATCAAAGCCAATTAGCATCCTCAAAAATTAATTAAATGATGTTTTGAATTTCAACTtatgattaatggatctctatataTATTAACATTAGATCAATATTTTAGGTACATAAATGTAATATGGATGTCAGATGAGATACATAAATATTTTAGGATcaatatttttgaataatttatGTAGCAAATGAGGTTTAAAATTCTTAATCACAATCGTATTCAGATTTTAGGTTAAAAAAAACATAGAAGATGAAGTTTCAAAATCTAAGTCTTTGGTAAGCGATTCTAATATATCATCACTAACGATGTAGATATCAAAAATTTATTGGATGAGATATCATGTTCTTAGCTTTTGATAGGTGAATTTGATACACCATCATAGTTTCGAGATCAGAGACATCTAAAACATTAGTCTTCTTTCCAATAAACAAGCATTCAGTATTTTCTCAAGTTAAAAGACTAAAGTATACCAAGAAATATAGACCGGGCATTTCGAGTACAAAGAGCAAGTCAGAACAAACAAATAAAAGACAGGAATGGCTTAAATGACAGAACCAATCTTCATGTTTGTAGTCTCTGTTGCAGTTAGGATGGCAAATTCATTAGTTACTCGTCGAAAGGCTTCAGCGACAAATCCACCATGCTTGTGACAAGTTCAGCGACGTTTTCTTGGCTGAGAGCCAAGCTGGAATTGCTAGGTTGCAGCTCTTCTTGACCTTCTCTACTTCCGGTGAGAAGCTTCTTCAGCTGTTGGATAAgttcatcttcctcctcttcagCTGCTGGAGTCTCCAAATCCCAC comes from the Musa acuminata AAA Group cultivar baxijiao chromosome BXJ2-8, Cavendish_Baxijiao_AAA, whole genome shotgun sequence genome and includes:
- the LOC135619789 gene encoding guanine nucleotide-binding protein subunit gamma 2-like, whose translation is METESERMATNGEDAEPEARPQPSHPRPLRRTGDFLGKHRLSAAISRLNQEIQYLQAELDEIETMKPSSEACKAVVLSTEGKSDALLPVTPGPENPAWHRWFQRVPSSHSRKWWTHKGSDVS